From Deferrisoma camini S3R1, the proteins below share one genomic window:
- a CDS encoding SDR family oxidoreductase, producing MATFLVTGVAGFIGSNLAEALLAQGHRVRGLDNFLTGKPENLRGLDGLEFVEGDVRDPTACRRACEGVEFVLHEAALGSVPRSIEDPGLSNECNVTGTLNLLVAAREAGVRRFVFAASSSAYGDTPTLPKVEDMVPQPLSPYALTKLAGEEYCRLFFELYGLETVSLRYFNVFGKRQDPFSTYAAVIPKFVSALLKGEPPEIYGDGEQTRDFTYIADVVQANLRACEASREACGKVYNVAYGERISLNDLYREIAGLLGCDLEPRYGPPRPGDVKHSLADISRARELLGYEPAYDVRRGLAEAIAWYRENLG from the coding sequence ATGGCAACGTTTCTGGTCACCGGCGTGGCCGGCTTCATCGGGTCGAACCTGGCCGAGGCCCTGCTCGCCCAAGGCCACCGGGTGCGGGGGCTCGACAACTTCCTGACCGGGAAGCCGGAGAACCTTCGGGGCCTGGACGGCCTGGAGTTCGTCGAGGGCGACGTGCGGGACCCCACGGCCTGCCGGAGGGCCTGCGAGGGGGTGGAGTTCGTGCTCCACGAGGCGGCCCTGGGCTCGGTGCCCCGCAGCATCGAGGACCCGGGCCTGTCCAACGAGTGCAACGTGACCGGCACCCTGAACCTCCTGGTGGCGGCCCGGGAGGCCGGCGTGCGCCGGTTCGTGTTCGCGGCGAGCTCGTCGGCTTACGGCGACACCCCCACCCTCCCCAAGGTGGAGGACATGGTGCCCCAGCCCTTGAGCCCCTACGCGCTGACCAAGCTGGCGGGCGAGGAGTACTGCCGGCTGTTCTTCGAGCTCTACGGGCTCGAGACCGTGAGCCTGCGGTACTTCAACGTGTTCGGCAAGCGCCAGGACCCGTTCAGCACCTACGCCGCCGTGATTCCCAAGTTCGTGTCGGCGCTGCTCAAGGGGGAGCCGCCCGAGATCTACGGCGACGGCGAGCAGACCCGCGATTTCACCTACATCGCCGACGTGGTCCAGGCCAACCTGCGGGCCTGCGAGGCGTCGCGGGAGGCCTGCGGAAAGGTGTACAACGTGGCCTACGGCGAGAGGATCAGCCTCAACGATCTGTACCGGGAGATCGCGGGGCTGCTGGGCTGTGACCTCGAGCCGCGATACGGGCCGCCGAGGCCGGGGGACGTGAAGCACAGCCTGGCCGACATCTCCCGGGCTCGGGAGCTTCTGGGGTACGAGCCTGCCTACGACGTGCGGCGGGGCCTCGCGGAGGCGATCGCCTGGTACCGGGAGAACCTGGGGTAG
- a CDS encoding PAS domain-containing hybrid sensor histidine kinase/response regulator, which yields MNPTRILVWGLEPRARRAADELGRSDPDLVVGACGADARPGADFDPKAWDAVLLVAPDNDCRSVERFVLALQDVTPDLPIFLLCPKAFDSACEVHRAQADFVAPCAHVVCIDRVAGAARRALSARADRVGRVRAEQRYQELFERVPIGLFQRRPDGTFLDLNPAMAEILGCFSREELLGRRVDDFYLDPSDRERFEAELEARDEVRDWTVRIRRADGRPSWVSVNARAVRDEKGRLLYIEGATRCIDERVSARQSLERSEARYRSLADAAREAIFVHDGQRILDANRAAEEALGYSREELLALNPLDLIAPEDRDMVRGRIQAGFVGEYEARGLRKDGSVFWGSLRVGPFDWMGKRVRIAVVQDITAYKEAVEAAEAAHRRLQNLMDAVPVGLVLATGPGRVLTSNRAGREALEALGADPHGEVRQVGGRLLAELLTPDGSEVELRSPDHSRWYVLSTHPIETGSQGVLWALVLRDVTEERRLREQAAHQNRLAAVGQLAAGIAHDFNNLLLAITGYAELASQEKGLSEKARARLDDLVRVGFRAADLVRQVLDFSRGTGSEKVPLNLVPLVKETAKMLERTLPDEIRVVTRLDGTDVRVVGSAVEIQQVLMNLALNARDAMPRGGTLTLSLRTLSSGRGPGWAEIAVSDTGAGIPPEVRERVFEPFFTTKETGRGTGLGLAQVAGIVNQHGGRVDLESEPGRGTTVRVFLPLRTARPSTLKSEAEVVPRGRGERVLVVDDDPAVCEITAALVESLGYRVETAADGREAIERVEAGGIDLVLSDVSMPHMGGLELLRALRDRNRTLPVVLLSGFAEPEDLGPEVPFLRKPPTRRALGQLLAREVRRGGNHG from the coding sequence ATGAACCCGACCCGCATCCTCGTGTGGGGGCTCGAGCCCCGAGCCCGCAGGGCAGCCGACGAGCTGGGGCGGTCCGATCCGGACCTGGTGGTCGGAGCGTGCGGAGCGGACGCCCGGCCGGGCGCGGACTTCGACCCCAAAGCCTGGGACGCGGTGCTGCTGGTGGCCCCGGACAACGACTGCCGGTCGGTGGAGCGGTTCGTCCTGGCCCTGCAGGACGTCACCCCGGACCTGCCGATCTTTCTCCTCTGCCCCAAGGCCTTCGACTCGGCCTGCGAGGTCCACCGGGCCCAGGCGGACTTCGTGGCCCCCTGCGCCCACGTGGTGTGCATCGACCGGGTGGCCGGCGCGGCCCGCCGGGCCTTGTCGGCCCGGGCGGACCGGGTGGGCCGGGTGCGGGCCGAGCAGCGGTACCAGGAGCTTTTCGAGCGGGTCCCGATCGGCCTGTTCCAACGCCGGCCCGACGGCACCTTCCTGGACCTGAACCCGGCCATGGCCGAGATCCTGGGGTGCTTCAGCCGCGAGGAGCTCCTCGGAAGGCGGGTGGACGACTTCTACCTGGACCCGTCCGATCGGGAGCGGTTCGAGGCCGAGCTCGAGGCCCGAGACGAGGTGCGCGACTGGACGGTGCGGATCCGGCGGGCCGACGGCCGGCCGAGCTGGGTGTCGGTGAACGCCCGGGCCGTGCGGGACGAGAAGGGCCGGCTGCTCTACATCGAGGGCGCGACCCGGTGCATCGACGAGCGGGTTTCCGCGCGCCAGAGCCTGGAGCGCAGCGAGGCCCGGTACCGCAGCCTGGCCGACGCGGCCCGCGAAGCCATCTTCGTGCACGACGGTCAACGGATCCTCGATGCGAATAGGGCGGCGGAGGAGGCACTCGGATACAGCCGGGAGGAGCTCCTGGCCCTCAACCCCCTGGACCTGATCGCCCCGGAGGACCGGGACATGGTCCGAGGCCGGATCCAGGCCGGGTTCGTGGGCGAGTACGAGGCACGGGGGCTCCGCAAGGACGGCAGCGTGTTCTGGGGGAGCCTGCGGGTGGGGCCGTTCGACTGGATGGGGAAGAGGGTCCGGATTGCGGTGGTCCAGGATATCACGGCCTACAAGGAGGCCGTGGAGGCGGCCGAGGCGGCCCACCGCCGGCTGCAGAACCTGATGGACGCCGTGCCCGTGGGCCTGGTGCTGGCCACGGGCCCCGGCCGGGTGCTGACCTCGAACCGGGCCGGCCGCGAGGCCCTCGAGGCCCTGGGCGCCGACCCGCACGGTGAGGTCCGGCAGGTGGGGGGGCGGCTGTTGGCCGAGCTCCTGACCCCGGACGGGTCCGAGGTGGAGCTGCGCTCCCCCGACCACAGCCGGTGGTACGTGCTGAGCACCCACCCGATCGAGACCGGTTCCCAGGGGGTGCTGTGGGCCCTGGTGCTCCGCGACGTGACCGAGGAACGCCGGCTCCGGGAGCAGGCCGCCCACCAGAACCGCCTGGCCGCGGTGGGGCAGCTGGCCGCCGGCATCGCCCACGACTTCAACAACCTATTGCTGGCCATCACCGGGTACGCCGAGCTGGCCTCCCAGGAGAAGGGATTGTCCGAGAAGGCCCGGGCCCGGCTCGACGACCTGGTGCGGGTGGGGTTCCGGGCCGCCGACCTGGTGCGGCAGGTGCTCGACTTCAGCCGGGGTACCGGCTCGGAGAAGGTGCCCCTGAACCTGGTTCCCCTGGTCAAAGAGACGGCCAAGATGCTGGAGCGCACCCTGCCCGACGAGATCCGGGTGGTCACCCGCCTGGACGGCACCGACGTGAGGGTGGTGGGGTCGGCGGTGGAGATCCAGCAGGTGCTCATGAACCTGGCGCTGAACGCCCGCGACGCCATGCCCCGGGGCGGCACCCTCACCCTGAGCCTGCGCACGCTTTCCTCCGGCCGGGGGCCGGGCTGGGCCGAGATCGCGGTGAGCGACACGGGCGCCGGCATCCCCCCCGAGGTCCGGGAGCGGGTGTTCGAGCCGTTCTTCACCACCAAGGAGACGGGGCGGGGAACCGGGCTGGGCCTCGCGCAGGTGGCCGGCATCGTGAACCAGCACGGCGGCCGTGTGGATTTGGAGAGCGAGCCGGGCCGTGGCACCACGGTGCGTGTGTTTCTGCCGCTGCGGACTGCCCGCCCGTCTACCCTCAAGAGCGAAGCCGAGGTGGTCCCACGGGGCAGGGGCGAGCGGGTGCTGGTGGTGGACGACGATCCGGCCGTGTGCGAGATCACGGCGGCCCTCGTCGAGAGCCTGGGGTACCGGGTGGAGACCGCGGCCGACGGCCGAGAGGCGATCGAACGGGTGGAGGCGGGGGGGATCGACCTGGTGCTCAGCGACGTCTCCATGCCTCACATGGGGGGATTAGAGCTGTTACGGGCCCTTCGGGACCGAAACCGTACCCTTCCGGTGGTGTTGTTGAGCGGGTTTGCCGAGCCCGAGGACCTCGGGCCCGAGGTGCCGTTCCTGCGCAAGCCCCCCACCCGCCGGGCCCTGGGCCAGCTGCTGGCCCGGGAGGTGAGGCGGGGCGGAAACCACGGGTGA
- a CDS encoding response regulator, which yields MPRVLIVDDSAWARALARQVVEGIGVPALEVREAADGVGALEAMTVDPPDLVVLDLVLPGMHGDEVLRQAREAGFRGKVVVLTADVQDATRAAMDELGVDGFVTKPLVGDAAEALADHLRRHLEARGAQGHG from the coding sequence ATGCCGAGGGTTCTGATCGTGGACGACTCCGCCTGGGCCCGGGCCCTGGCCCGCCAGGTGGTGGAGGGGATCGGGGTCCCGGCCCTGGAGGTCCGCGAGGCCGCAGACGGGGTGGGGGCCCTGGAGGCGATGACCGTGGACCCGCCGGACCTGGTGGTGCTCGATCTGGTCCTGCCCGGCATGCACGGCGACGAGGTGCTTCGCCAGGCCCGGGAGGCCGGGTTCCGCGGCAAGGTGGTGGTGCTCACGGCCGACGTGCAGGACGCCACCCGCGCGGCCATGGACGAGCTGGGGGTGGATGGGTTCGTGACCAAGCCTTTGGTGGGCGACGCGGCCGAGGCCCTGGCGGACCACCTGCGGCGCCATCTCGAGGCGCGGGGAGCCCAGGGCCATGGTTGA
- a CDS encoding chemotaxis protein CheC, whose translation MVEFSARQKDVLTEVVNLGMGRAAASLSRLTGDRILLEVPRVEVLSLAQLDEHLGEVADQEVCSVLQVFEGEVAGDAILFLPLPSARNLLELLVGRPMALARFSELEQAALMEVGNIVINACLGSLANLLKTRFSFLVPHVAVQSLRPMLRGDGRGDDPDRICLLVESRFRVKSRAVDGYLAIVVGVDSARALASAVDRLLTATVGSWAT comes from the coding sequence ATGGTTGAGTTCTCGGCGCGCCAGAAGGACGTCCTGACCGAGGTGGTGAACCTGGGTATGGGCCGGGCCGCGGCGAGCCTGTCCCGGCTCACCGGCGACCGGATCCTGCTGGAGGTGCCCCGGGTCGAGGTCCTGTCCCTGGCCCAGCTCGACGAGCACCTAGGTGAGGTGGCGGACCAGGAGGTGTGCAGCGTGCTCCAGGTGTTCGAGGGGGAGGTGGCGGGCGACGCCATCCTGTTCCTGCCCTTGCCGAGCGCCCGCAACCTCCTGGAACTGCTGGTGGGCCGGCCCATGGCCCTGGCGCGGTTCTCCGAGCTGGAGCAGGCAGCGCTGATGGAGGTGGGAAACATCGTGATCAACGCCTGCCTTGGTAGCCTGGCGAACCTCCTGAAGACCCGGTTCTCGTTCCTCGTGCCCCACGTGGCCGTGCAGAGCCTCCGGCCCATGCTTCGGGGGGACGGCCGCGGCGACGACCCGGACCGGATCTGCCTGTTGGTGGAGAGCCGGTTCCGGGTGAAGAGCCGGGCCGTGGACGGGTACCTGGCCATCGTGGTGGGGGTGGACTCGGCCCGGGCGCTGGCCTCGGCCGTGGACCGGCTGCTGACCGCCACCGTGGGGAGCTGGGCGACATGA
- a CDS encoding PAS domain-containing protein, whose product MRGRAELWEQVVEHLDAGIVLVDPALTVTYWNPWMARTTGLPAEAVEGRFLGERFPHLSEGGTLDRLRSVVEQGVPATFSHAFHRALFRPQGPLADDDAPRYQEVKSLPLRTGSEIEGAALLVYDVTALALREFALSEAARQLRVLREEMASMREEMSLRAPSIDKILALLEGTP is encoded by the coding sequence ATGAGGGGCCGGGCCGAACTGTGGGAGCAGGTGGTGGAGCACCTGGACGCCGGCATCGTGCTCGTGGACCCGGCACTGACGGTGACCTACTGGAACCCCTGGATGGCCCGCACCACGGGGCTTCCGGCCGAGGCGGTGGAAGGGCGGTTTCTCGGGGAGAGGTTCCCCCATTTGTCGGAGGGCGGCACGCTGGACCGGCTGCGGAGCGTGGTGGAGCAGGGGGTGCCGGCCACGTTCAGCCACGCGTTCCACCGGGCGTTGTTCCGCCCCCAGGGGCCCCTGGCCGACGACGACGCCCCTCGGTACCAGGAGGTCAAGAGCCTGCCCCTGCGAACGGGGAGCGAGATCGAGGGCGCCGCGCTCCTGGTGTACGACGTCACGGCCCTGGCCCTGCGGGAGTTCGCCCTGTCCGAGGCGGCCCGGCAGCTGCGGGTGCTGCGGGAGGAGATGGCGTCCATGCGGGAGGAGATGAGCCTGCGGGCCCCCTCGATCGACAAGATCCTTGCCCTGCTGGAGGGCACGCCGTGA
- a CDS encoding PAS domain-containing sensor histidine kinase has translation MRPDPTGEHTARLIVEGAGVGLVLLDSELRVRAWNAWIARASGIETGAALGRPLAEVVPTFFEGHEPELEEVAGTGGYRFLSALLHPELLPLREPDGSYLVHDVLLSPVEASGERRWVLLTVRSVAEHVRAYRDLERLFTQVAEGKRVWEATFDAVGELIWVVDPAGLVLRANRAVARRAGRPFSEIVGRPCGEVFGVPDCDACLAATPDGGEGIARCLGPDHRFAVYPVGDGNRVCVAVDLSPIRRAWAQAARAEKTFSLVRLVAGAAHELNNPLSAIAGAAEVALLTCEDPGLRRKLEIINEQAHRAAGILRRLQEFARLRPGGREPVDLGGVCARVLSGVSVPEGVRVVRDCPPGGLPRVMGQADRLESLLAALLDNALRAVGKCGEVWIRGRHDSESDHVEVRVEDTGPGFPPEALPRVFDPFFTTREVGQGAGLGLSECQGIVADHGGTIEAANRPEGGARITVRLPVRGSRPGDLIPPVGTQDRMPAGLPTSH, from the coding sequence GTGAGACCCGACCCCACCGGTGAGCACACCGCGCGCCTGATCGTGGAGGGCGCCGGGGTGGGCCTGGTGCTCCTGGACTCCGAGCTTCGGGTCCGGGCGTGGAACGCGTGGATCGCCCGGGCCTCGGGCATCGAGACCGGGGCCGCGCTGGGCCGGCCCCTCGCCGAGGTGGTGCCGACCTTCTTCGAGGGCCACGAGCCCGAGCTCGAGGAGGTGGCGGGAACGGGCGGATACCGGTTCCTGTCGGCCCTGCTCCACCCGGAGCTCCTGCCGCTGCGCGAGCCGGACGGCTCGTACCTGGTCCACGACGTGCTCCTGAGCCCCGTGGAGGCCTCCGGCGAGCGGCGATGGGTGCTCCTGACCGTGCGCTCGGTGGCCGAGCACGTGCGGGCCTACCGGGACCTGGAGCGGCTGTTCACCCAGGTGGCCGAGGGCAAGCGCGTGTGGGAGGCCACCTTCGATGCGGTGGGGGAGCTGATCTGGGTGGTGGATCCCGCAGGACTCGTGCTGCGGGCCAACCGGGCCGTGGCCCGGAGGGCCGGCCGGCCGTTCTCAGAGATCGTGGGCCGGCCGTGCGGGGAGGTGTTCGGGGTGCCCGACTGCGACGCGTGCCTGGCCGCCACCCCGGACGGGGGGGAGGGGATCGCGCGGTGCCTGGGCCCGGACCATCGGTTCGCGGTGTACCCCGTGGGCGACGGAAACCGGGTGTGCGTGGCTGTGGACCTCTCGCCGATCCGGCGGGCCTGGGCCCAGGCGGCCCGGGCCGAGAAGACCTTCTCCCTGGTGCGGCTGGTGGCCGGTGCGGCCCACGAGCTCAACAACCCCCTCTCGGCCATCGCGGGCGCGGCCGAGGTGGCGTTGTTGACCTGTGAGGACCCCGGGCTGCGCCGGAAGCTCGAGATCATCAACGAGCAGGCCCACCGGGCCGCGGGGATCCTGCGGCGGCTGCAGGAGTTCGCCCGGCTCCGGCCCGGGGGGAGGGAGCCGGTGGACCTGGGGGGGGTGTGCGCCCGGGTGCTCTCGGGGGTGAGCGTTCCCGAGGGCGTGCGGGTGGTGCGGGACTGCCCCCCGGGGGGGCTGCCCCGGGTGATGGGGCAGGCCGACCGGCTGGAGTCGCTGCTCGCCGCCCTGCTGGACAACGCCCTGCGGGCCGTGGGCAAGTGCGGGGAGGTCTGGATCCGCGGCCGGCACGACTCCGAGTCCGACCATGTGGAGGTGCGGGTCGAGGACACGGGCCCGGGGTTCCCGCCCGAGGCGCTCCCTCGGGTGTTTGACCCCTTCTTCACCACCCGGGAGGTAGGCCAGGGCGCGGGCCTGGGGTTGTCGGAGTGCCAGGGCATCGTGGCCGACCACGGCGGGACCATCGAGGCGGCGAACCGTCCCGAGGGCGGGGCCCGGATCACGGTGCGCCTGCCCGTGCGCGGCTCCCGGCCGGGCGACCTGATTCCCCCGGTGGGGACCCAAGACCGGATGCCCGCTGGCCTTCCCACCTCCCACTGA
- a CDS encoding class I SAM-dependent methyltransferase, whose product MAQIRMRTPPGAIEDPLYTDFGRAARLLPGGYEAAVRRVPVAGRTIRLFQPADPNALADRVGPRAFEEDERFPYWAELWASGVALAEFLLATNRVKPGVGAVELGCGLGLVGTAAALAGARVVFTDYDPDALGFARANHALNLGRPGEVRTVDWREPPEDLTAPLVLAADVLYEHRFLDPFLQTLKAVLAPGGLAFVAEPGRKIAEGTVERLEREGFRRELHLVEIGWQGASHGVWVHEIGREVKRLGG is encoded by the coding sequence ATGGCCCAGATCCGCATGCGCACTCCTCCCGGGGCGATCGAAGACCCCCTTTATACGGATTTCGGACGCGCGGCGCGACTCCTGCCCGGCGGATATGAGGCGGCGGTCCGCCGCGTGCCGGTGGCCGGCCGCACGATCCGCCTGTTCCAGCCGGCCGATCCCAACGCCCTGGCCGACCGGGTGGGCCCCCGGGCGTTCGAGGAGGACGAGCGGTTCCCGTACTGGGCCGAGCTGTGGGCCTCGGGGGTGGCCCTGGCCGAGTTCCTGCTGGCCACCAACCGGGTGAAGCCCGGGGTGGGGGCGGTGGAGCTCGGCTGCGGCCTGGGGCTCGTGGGCACGGCCGCGGCCCTGGCCGGGGCCCGGGTGGTGTTCACCGACTACGACCCCGACGCCCTGGGGTTCGCCCGGGCCAACCACGCCCTGAACCTGGGCAGACCGGGCGAGGTCCGGACCGTGGACTGGCGCGAGCCCCCCGAGGACCTCACCGCGCCGCTCGTGCTCGCGGCCGACGTGCTCTACGAGCACCGGTTCCTGGACCCGTTTCTCCAGACCCTGAAGGCGGTGCTCGCCCCGGGGGGCCTCGCCTTCGTGGCCGAGCCGGGCCGGAAGATCGCCGAGGGCACGGTGGAACGTCTGGAGCGGGAGGGGTTCCGGAGGGAGCTACACCTGGTGGAGATCGGGTGGCAGGGGGCGAGCCACGGGGTGTGGGTGCATGAAATAGGCCGGGAGGTTAAGAGGCTGGGAGGCTAG
- a CDS encoding metallophosphoesterase, translating into MRIWAIADLHLSFGKPKPMDVFGDHWRDHPGRIARAWRERVASEDVVCLPGDLSWALKPAQAEPDLAWLGELPGRKILVKGNHDYWWTSTSRVRRMLPEGAFAIQGEGLVLDGVGFAGARGWVDPELDFSPLMGHLPGEDARLHGIRGEEEDRRIYQRELGRLERSLRSLPDHAELRVALLHFPPTSPRLEDTPVTRMLERHRVDLCVFGHLHGPGWDRFENPYGEKNGVRYYLASADFVRFAPVELLIPPASTRTRACGTSGAPVRPRCPGTRAAAGPCRGSPSQ; encoded by the coding sequence ATGCGGATCTGGGCCATCGCGGACCTACACCTTTCGTTCGGAAAGCCGAAGCCCATGGACGTGTTCGGCGACCACTGGCGGGACCATCCCGGCCGGATCGCCCGCGCCTGGCGCGAACGGGTGGCCTCCGAAGACGTGGTGTGCCTGCCCGGGGACCTGTCGTGGGCCCTGAAGCCCGCCCAGGCCGAGCCCGACCTGGCCTGGCTGGGGGAGCTGCCCGGCCGCAAGATCTTGGTCAAGGGCAACCACGACTACTGGTGGACCTCCACGTCCCGGGTGCGCCGGATGCTGCCCGAGGGGGCGTTCGCGATCCAGGGGGAGGGTCTGGTCCTGGACGGAGTGGGGTTCGCCGGCGCCCGGGGCTGGGTGGACCCGGAGCTCGACTTCTCGCCCCTGATGGGCCACCTGCCCGGCGAGGACGCCCGGCTCCACGGCATCCGGGGCGAGGAGGAGGACCGGCGCATCTACCAGCGGGAGCTGGGCCGTCTGGAGCGCAGCCTCCGGTCGTTGCCCGACCACGCGGAGCTCCGGGTGGCCCTGCTCCACTTCCCCCCCACCTCTCCCCGGCTTGAGGACACCCCGGTCACGCGAATGCTGGAGCGGCACCGGGTGGACCTGTGCGTGTTCGGCCACCTCCACGGCCCCGGCTGGGACCGGTTCGAGAACCCCTACGGCGAGAAGAACGGCGTCCGCTACTACCTGGCGAGCGCGGACTTCGTGCGGTTCGCGCCGGTGGAGCTGCTCATTCCACCAGCCTCGACACGAACACGGGCCTGCGGGACTTCCGGAGCACCCGTTCGGCCACGGTGCCCAGGAACACGTGCCGCAGCCGGCCCTTGCCGTGGCTCCCCATCACAATGA
- a CDS encoding universal stress protein, translating into MIPEYKTILYATDLSPNAAQAFRHAVSLARHYDGRIHILHVLPDVDSAVVNYVSTVMGEGRLGAFEVEHKREVVEEIERRLARFAEEELPDHPEDRDRVAGIRVAHGDPAAQILEAAEDVDADLIVMGSHGKGRLRHVFLGTVAERVLRKSRRPVFVSRLVE; encoded by the coding sequence GTGATTCCCGAGTACAAGACCATCCTGTACGCCACCGATCTCTCCCCCAACGCGGCCCAGGCGTTCCGGCACGCGGTGAGCCTAGCCCGTCACTACGACGGGAGGATCCACATCCTCCACGTGCTGCCCGACGTGGACTCGGCGGTCGTCAACTACGTGTCCACCGTGATGGGGGAGGGCCGCCTGGGCGCGTTCGAGGTGGAGCACAAGCGCGAGGTGGTCGAGGAGATCGAGCGCAGGCTCGCCAGGTTCGCCGAGGAAGAACTGCCCGACCATCCGGAGGACCGGGACCGGGTGGCCGGGATCCGGGTGGCCCACGGCGACCCCGCGGCCCAGATCCTGGAGGCGGCCGAGGACGTGGACGCCGACCTCATTGTGATGGGGAGCCACGGCAAGGGCCGGCTGCGGCACGTGTTCCTGGGCACCGTGGCCGAACGGGTGCTCCGGAAGTCCCGCAGGCCCGTGTTCGTGTCGAGGCTGGTGGAATGA
- a CDS encoding TRAP transporter permease translates to MSVPPADLDTADQNLAQRLKEEEELGLRRPQGWQRGLVPAIALTWSAFQLSLASWLLLDSTYIRAIHLAFAFAIVFLSYPTLRRTVRIPGLRWLGEKRRIPWIDMALAGAAVVAAVYIAWDYEGVSARIGIPNARDIVFGIVLVVFLLEAARRVLGPAMPIIAGTFTLYAFFGPYMPDVIAFKGVSLDRYVSQISMSTEGIYGIPLDVSATIVFLFVLFGSMLEKAGAGRFFIDLAMSLLGRYKGGPAKAAVMSSGLTGLVSGSSIANVVTTGTFTIPLMKKVGYPPTKAAAIEVAASTDGQIMPPIMGAAAFIIAEYVNVSYLEVVKAAAIPAFASYATLFYLTHIEASKLGLKGLPKADLPRFRQTLVSGLHYLIPLLVLLYELIIPRHSPDLAAFRAILVLAGVMLLQHPVRAWRTGGDMAAALRRSGTEILDGLISGARNMVSVAVATAAAGIIVGVVTMGLGGLITDVIDTLSRGNIYLMLAITAFASLIMGMGLPTTATYIVMAALTAPAIVQIAEWNGLFVPIIAAHLFCFYFGILADDTPPVGLAAYAAAAIAKSPPIPTGLQGFMYDIRTAILPFMFILNHDLILWGINSWPQGLMIFAATCIGAFAFASATQGWFITWNRWYEVPLLLLVTLIMMRPDWTSSLVGLPHEERYWMYLVGLAVWGLVYLLQKPRVARTAPSPA, encoded by the coding sequence ATGTCCGTGCCCCCCGCTGACCTGGATACCGCCGACCAGAACCTGGCCCAGCGCCTCAAGGAGGAAGAGGAGCTGGGGCTGCGCCGGCCCCAGGGCTGGCAACGCGGGCTCGTGCCCGCCATCGCCCTGACCTGGAGTGCGTTCCAGCTCTCCCTGGCCAGCTGGCTCCTCCTCGACTCCACGTACATTCGGGCGATCCACCTGGCCTTCGCCTTTGCCATCGTGTTCCTGTCGTACCCCACGCTGCGGCGCACGGTGCGCATCCCGGGGCTGAGGTGGCTCGGCGAGAAGCGCAGGATCCCCTGGATCGATATGGCCCTGGCCGGGGCCGCCGTGGTGGCGGCCGTGTACATCGCCTGGGACTACGAGGGCGTGTCGGCCCGCATCGGTATCCCCAACGCCCGGGACATCGTGTTCGGGATCGTGCTCGTGGTGTTCCTGCTCGAGGCGGCCCGCCGGGTGCTCGGCCCTGCCATGCCGATCATCGCCGGCACGTTCACCCTGTACGCCTTTTTCGGGCCGTACATGCCGGACGTGATCGCGTTCAAGGGAGTGAGCCTCGACCGGTACGTGAGCCAGATCTCCATGAGCACCGAGGGGATCTACGGCATCCCCCTGGACGTGTCGGCCACCATCGTGTTCCTGTTCGTGCTGTTCGGGTCCATGCTCGAGAAGGCCGGGGCGGGCCGGTTCTTCATCGACCTGGCCATGAGCCTGCTGGGCCGGTACAAGGGCGGGCCGGCCAAGGCCGCGGTGATGTCGAGCGGCCTCACCGGCCTGGTGTCCGGGTCGTCCATCGCCAACGTGGTGACCACCGGCACCTTCACGATCCCCCTCATGAAGAAGGTGGGGTACCCCCCCACCAAGGCCGCGGCCATCGAGGTGGCAGCCAGCACCGACGGCCAGATCATGCCGCCGATCATGGGGGCGGCCGCGTTCATCATCGCGGAGTACGTGAACGTGTCGTACCTGGAGGTGGTCAAGGCCGCGGCCATCCCAGCCTTTGCCTCGTACGCCACCCTGTTCTACCTGACCCACATCGAGGCGTCGAAGCTGGGGCTCAAGGGGCTTCCCAAGGCGGACCTGCCCAGGTTCCGGCAGACCCTGGTCTCGGGCCTCCACTACCTGATTCCCCTGCTCGTCCTCCTCTACGAGCTGATCATCCCCCGCCACTCCCCGGACCTGGCTGCGTTCCGCGCCATCCTGGTGCTCGCCGGGGTGATGCTGCTGCAGCACCCGGTACGGGCCTGGCGGACCGGCGGGGACATGGCCGCGGCCCTTCGGCGCTCCGGCACCGAGATCCTGGACGGGCTGATCTCGGGGGCCCGCAACATGGTCAGCGTGGCAGTGGCCACGGCTGCCGCTGGCATCATCGTGGGCGTGGTGACCATGGGGCTCGGGGGCCTCATCACCGACGTGATCGACACCCTGAGCCGGGGCAACATCTACCTGATGCTCGCGATCACGGCGTTCGCCAGCCTGATCATGGGCATGGGGCTCCCGACCACGGCCACCTACATCGTGATGGCGGCGTTGACCGCGCCGGCCATCGTGCAGATCGCCGAGTGGAACGGGCTGTTCGTGCCGATCATCGCGGCCCACCTGTTCTGCTTCTACTTCGGGATCCTGGCCGACGACACCCCGCCGGTGGGCCTAGCCGCGTACGCGGCCGCGGCCATCGCCAAGAGCCCGCCGATCCCCACCGGGCTCCAGGGGTTCATGTACGACATCCGTACGGCCATCCTGCCGTTCATGTTCATCCTGAACCACGACCTGATCCTGTGGGGGATCAACAGCTGGCCTCAGGGGCTCATGATCTTCGCGGCCACCTGCATCGGGGCGTTCGCCTTCGCCTCGGCCACCCAGGGGTGGTTCATCACCTGGAACCGGTGGTACGAGGTGCCCCTGCTCCTCCTGGTGACCCTGATCATGATGCGGCCCGACTGGACCAGCAGCCTGGTGGGCCTTCCCCACGAGGAGCGGTACTGGATGTACCTGGTGGGGCTGGCCGTGTGGGGCCTGGTGTACCTGCTCCAAAAACCCCGGGTGGCCCGGACCGCCCCGAGCCCGGCCTAA